Within Bacillota bacterium, the genomic segment CGCGGCCTGGCGCCGGTTCAAGCAGAACAGGATGGCCGTGGCCAGCGGCATCTTCGTCATCGCCCTGATCTTGATCGCCATCCTGGCCCCGGTCATCGCTCCGTACCGATACGACGAGACGCACTACGATCACGTCTTCGAGCCGCCGAGCCTGCGGTTTCCCTTCGGCACCGACGATCTCGGCCGCGACATGTTGAGCCGCATCCTCTACAGCCTCCGCAACGCCCTCATCGTGGCCTTCGGCTCCCAATTCGTCGTTCTGGTCATCGGCGTCCTGCTCGGTGCTCTGGCGGGGTTCCGCGGCGGGGTGGTCGATACCTTGATCATGCGGCTCGTGGACGTCATGTACGCCTTCCCCACCTTTCTCTTCAACGTCATCCTCGTGACGGTGCTCGGCAGGGGCCTTTTCACCATCTTCCTGGCCATCGGGCTCACGGGCTGGGCCGGCCTGGCCAGGCTCGTGCGCGGACAGATCCTCTCCCTCAAGCAGTCGGAGTTCGTCGAGGCTGCCCGGGCCCTGGGCGCCAGGGACGGCCACATCATCCGCAAGTACCTGCTGCCGAACGCCCTCGGGCCGATCATCATCAGTTTCATGATGGGCATCCCCTGGGCGATGATGACCGAAAGCGCCCTCTCGCTCCTCGGTATGGGGCTCCGGCCGCCCATGCCCAGCTTCGGGAACCTGCTCAACATCGGAAACAGCATGATCCTGGGCTTTCCCCACCTGTTGATCTGGCCGGCGCTGATCTTTGCCTTCACCCTCCTCAGCTTCAACTTCCTCGGG encodes:
- a CDS encoding ABC transporter permease, with the protein product MSYWAAAWRRFKQNRMAVASGIFVIALILIAILAPVIAPYRYDETHYDHVFEPPSLRFPFGTDDLGRDMLSRILYSLRNALIVAFGSQFVVLVIGVLLGALAGFRGGVVDTLIMRLVDVMYAFPTFLFNVILVTVLGRGLFTIFLAIGLTGWAGLARLVRGQILSLKQSEFVEAARALGARDGHIIRKYLLPNALGPIIISFMMGIPWAMMTESALSLLGMGLRPPMPSFGNLLNIGNSMILGFPHLLIWPALIFAFTLLSFNFLG